A section of the Stenotrophomonas acidaminiphila genome encodes:
- a CDS encoding chemotaxis protein, with protein MSTAPDAAKTSKLGNVSTNFWLGLLVLSMIVFGANTGVATWQGSRLAGAGTGAADLQVLSQQLANQGREAVAGNRAAYAAFKDTRARVDRTVGELQGRFGQEAGVATPLRQLVETWQPLSKNAEQIVASEPAVLALAGNADSFVGAVPQLQAQLNEVVRAMTAGGAQSSQIYNGLQQVVVVGSMARRVTEIRAGGPGASGAGDALARDMTVFTQVLEGLRNGSEELGIAAVRNPAAQVALEQSASQWTKMKKDADAILASSRNLFAAQSSAAALASGSDRMLDNSRKLFDAFSAFGSTRDTRIFPNFWWSVVFGALSVLSIIGFVWSTVRSRSREQELRYQTQVEFNSRNQQAIMRLLDEISSLGEGDLTVKASVTEDMTGAIADAINYAVDELRHLVTTINDISSKVAVSAQETQATAMQLAEAAGHQADEITSASDRIGEIASSIEQVSRNSSESAEVAQRSVVIATEGAGVVRQTIQGMDQIRDQIQETSKRIKRLGESSQEIGSIVELINDISEQTNILALNAAVQAASAGEAGRGFAVVADEVQRLAERTSGATRRIEGLVQAIQADTNEAVTSMEQTTAEVVSGARLAEDAGTALTEIERVSNALNTLIKNISIAAHQQAAAATDITQTMGVIRQITGQTSQGAGQTADSLGQLNQLAADLRRSVADFKLPA; from the coding sequence ATGAGTACTGCTCCGGACGCCGCCAAGACCAGCAAGCTTGGCAACGTGAGTACCAATTTCTGGTTGGGCCTGCTGGTGCTGTCGATGATCGTGTTCGGCGCCAATACCGGCGTCGCGACCTGGCAGGGCAGCCGCCTGGCCGGCGCGGGCACCGGCGCGGCCGACCTGCAGGTGCTGTCGCAGCAGCTGGCCAACCAGGGCCGCGAGGCGGTGGCCGGCAACCGCGCGGCCTACGCCGCGTTCAAGGACACCCGCGCGCGGGTCGACCGCACCGTGGGTGAGCTGCAGGGCCGGTTCGGCCAGGAGGCCGGCGTGGCCACGCCGCTGCGGCAGCTGGTCGAGACCTGGCAGCCGCTGTCCAAGAACGCCGAGCAGATCGTGGCCAGCGAGCCCGCGGTGCTGGCGCTGGCCGGCAACGCCGACAGCTTCGTCGGCGCGGTGCCGCAGCTGCAGGCGCAGCTGAACGAAGTGGTGCGCGCGATGACCGCCGGTGGCGCCCAGTCCAGCCAGATCTACAACGGCCTGCAGCAGGTCGTGGTGGTCGGCTCGATGGCCCGCCGCGTCACCGAAATCCGCGCCGGCGGCCCTGGCGCCAGCGGCGCCGGCGACGCGCTGGCGCGCGACATGACCGTGTTCACCCAGGTGCTCGAAGGCCTGCGCAACGGCAGCGAGGAGCTGGGCATCGCCGCGGTGCGCAACCCCGCCGCGCAGGTGGCGCTGGAGCAGTCGGCCAGCCAGTGGACCAAGATGAAGAAGGACGCCGACGCGATCCTGGCCAGCTCGCGCAACCTGTTCGCCGCGCAGTCCTCGGCCGCGGCGCTGGCCAGCGGTTCGGACCGCATGCTGGACAACAGCCGCAAGCTGTTCGACGCGTTTTCCGCGTTCGGCTCCACCCGCGACACCCGCATCTTCCCGAACTTCTGGTGGAGCGTGGTGTTCGGCGCGCTGTCGGTGCTGTCGATCATCGGCTTCGTGTGGAGCACGGTGCGCAGCCGCTCGCGCGAGCAGGAACTGCGCTACCAGACCCAGGTGGAGTTCAACAGCCGCAACCAGCAGGCGATCATGCGCCTGCTGGACGAAATCAGCTCGCTGGGTGAAGGCGACCTGACGGTGAAGGCCTCGGTGACCGAGGACATGACCGGCGCCATCGCCGACGCGATCAACTACGCCGTGGACGAGCTGCGGCACCTGGTGACCACCATCAACGACATCTCCAGCAAGGTGGCGGTGTCGGCGCAGGAAACCCAGGCCACCGCCATGCAGCTGGCCGAGGCGGCCGGCCACCAGGCCGACGAGATCACCAGCGCCTCGGACCGCATCGGCGAAATCGCCTCGTCCATCGAACAGGTGTCGCGCAACTCCAGCGAGTCGGCCGAAGTGGCGCAGCGCTCGGTGGTCATCGCCACCGAGGGTGCCGGCGTGGTGCGCCAGACGATCCAGGGCATGGACCAGATCCGCGACCAGATCCAGGAAACCTCCAAGCGCATCAAGCGCCTGGGCGAGTCGTCGCAGGAGATCGGCTCGATCGTGGAACTGATCAACGACATTTCCGAGCAGACCAACATCCTGGCGTTGAACGCGGCCGTGCAGGCGGCGTCGGCCGGCGAGGCGGGCCGCGGTTTCGCGGTCGTGGCCGACGAAGTGCAGCGACTGGCGGAACGTACCTCCGGTGCGACCCGGCGCATCGAGGGCCTGGTGCAGGCCATTCAGGCCGACACCAACGAAGCGGTGACCTCGATGGAACAGACCACCGCCGAAGTCGTGTCGGGCGCGCGCCTGGCCGAGGACGCGGGTACCGCGCTGACCGAAATCGAACGCGTGTCCAACGCGCTCAACACCCTGATCAAGAACATCTCCATTGCCGCCCACCAGCAGGCCGCCGCCGCTACCGACATCACCCAGACCATGGGCGTGATCCGGCAGATCACCGGCCAGACCTCGCAGGGCGCCGGGCAGACCGCCGATTCGCTGGGCCAGCTCAACCAGCTGGCGGCGGACCTGCGGCGTTCGGTGGCCGACTTCAAGCTTCCGGCCTGA
- a CDS encoding chemotaxis protein CheW, with translation MRSPFDILEAYERRSLAHAVQLPERHFSADVWRGVGYRIGSRRLVSDFREVVEIVPMPPVTPVPGAQPWLLGVGNLRGNLFPVVDLKYFLEGQRTVQQEGHRVLIMRQTGGDVAISIDELYGQRSFELSTRVPAGDIAQGRYAHFVEHAFNDGDHDWGVFSLSLLSRTPEFRQAAA, from the coding sequence ATGCGATCTCCCTTCGACATCCTCGAGGCCTATGAGCGGCGCAGCCTGGCGCACGCGGTGCAGTTGCCGGAACGGCATTTTTCCGCCGACGTGTGGCGTGGCGTGGGCTACCGCATCGGCAGCCGGCGCCTGGTGTCCGATTTCCGCGAGGTGGTCGAGATCGTGCCGATGCCGCCGGTGACCCCGGTGCCGGGCGCGCAGCCCTGGCTGCTGGGCGTGGGCAACCTGCGCGGCAACCTGTTCCCGGTGGTGGACCTGAAGTACTTCCTGGAGGGGCAGCGCACCGTCCAGCAGGAAGGCCACCGGGTGCTGATCATGCGCCAGACCGGCGGCGACGTCGCCATCAGCATCGACGAGCTCTACGGGCAGCGTAGTTTCGAGCTGTCCACCCGGGTGCCGGCCGGCGACATCGCCCAGGGCCGCTACGCCCATTTCGTCGAGCACGCCTTCAATGACGGCGACCACGACTGGGGGGTGTTCTCGCTTTCCCTGCTGTCGCGCACGCCTGAATTCCGGCAGGCCGCCGCCTGA
- a CDS encoding response regulator, with the protein MARILLIEDSPTDRAVFTQWLEKAGHEVLATDNAEDGLQMARSQAPQLVLMDVVLPGMSGFQATRALSRDEATRGIPVLIVSTKSMETDMAWGMRQGASDYVVKPPREDDLIARINKLVG; encoded by the coding sequence ATGGCTCGAATCCTGTTGATCGAGGACTCACCGACCGACCGGGCGGTGTTCACGCAATGGCTGGAGAAGGCCGGGCACGAAGTGCTCGCCACCGACAATGCCGAGGACGGCCTGCAGATGGCGCGCAGCCAGGCGCCGCAGCTGGTGCTGATGGACGTGGTGCTGCCCGGCATGAGCGGGTTCCAGGCCACCCGCGCGCTGTCGCGCGACGAGGCCACGCGCGGCATCCCGGTGCTGATCGTCAGCACCAAGAGCATGGAGACCGACATGGCCTGGGGCATGCGCCAGGGCGCGTCGGATTACGTGGTCAAGCCGCCGCGCGAGGACGACCTGATCGCGCGGATCAACAAACTGGTGGGTTGA
- a CDS encoding response regulator, whose translation MVENMAAGGELAGLKVMVIDDSKTIRRTAETLLKREGCEVVTATDGFEALAKIADQQPQIIFVDIMMPRLDGYQTCALIKGNQLFKSTPVIMLSSKDGLFDKARGRIVGSEQYLTKPFTREELLGAIRTYVNA comes from the coding sequence ATGGTTGAAAACATGGCTGCGGGTGGGGAACTCGCAGGGTTGAAGGTGATGGTCATCGACGATTCGAAGACCATCCGCCGTACCGCCGAGACACTGCTCAAGCGCGAGGGCTGCGAGGTCGTGACCGCGACCGACGGTTTCGAGGCATTGGCCAAGATCGCCGACCAGCAGCCGCAGATCATCTTCGTCGACATCATGATGCCGCGGCTGGACGGCTATCAGACCTGCGCGCTGATCAAGGGCAACCAGCTGTTCAAGTCCACGCCGGTGATCATGCTGTCCTCCAAGGACGGCCTGTTCGACAAGGCGCGCGGCCGCATCGTCGGCTCCGAGCAGTACCTGACCAAGCCTTTCACCCGCGAAGAACTGCTGGGCGCCATCCGTACATACGTCAACGCCTGA
- a CDS encoding glutathione synthase yields the protein MMLDVIVVMDPIAQIKIAKDTTFAMLLEAQRRGHRLHYVRPGGLALEGGAAVAETAPLQVRDDPAGWFTLGSYTRTAFGPGQIVLMRKDPPFDGEFLYDTQVLSVAQAAGACVVNDPQGLRDYNEKLAALLFPQCCPPTLVSRSAAALKAFALEHGQVVLKPLDGMGGRSIFRSGTGDPNLNVILETLTDGGRRLALAQRFIPDISAGDKRILLIDGEPVDYCLARIPQGDEFRGNLAAGGRGEGRPLSERDRWIAAQVGPEMKRRGMRFVGLDVIGDYLTEVNVTSPTCARELDAQFGLNIAGQLFDALEAGLRR from the coding sequence ATCATGCTGGACGTCATCGTGGTGATGGACCCCATCGCCCAAATCAAGATCGCCAAGGACACCACCTTCGCCATGCTGCTGGAAGCCCAGCGGCGCGGCCACCGCCTGCATTACGTGCGCCCCGGCGGGCTGGCGCTGGAGGGCGGCGCCGCGGTGGCCGAGACCGCGCCGCTGCAGGTGCGCGACGACCCGGCCGGCTGGTTCACCCTGGGCAGCTACACCCGCACCGCGTTCGGCCCCGGCCAGATCGTGCTGATGCGCAAGGACCCGCCGTTCGACGGCGAGTTCCTGTACGACACCCAGGTGCTGTCGGTGGCCCAGGCCGCCGGCGCCTGCGTGGTCAACGACCCGCAGGGGCTGCGCGACTACAACGAGAAGCTGGCCGCGCTGCTGTTCCCGCAATGCTGCCCGCCGACCCTGGTCAGCCGCAGCGCCGCCGCGCTCAAGGCGTTCGCCCTCGAGCACGGCCAGGTGGTGCTCAAGCCGCTGGACGGCATGGGCGGGCGTTCGATCTTCCGCAGCGGCACCGGCGACCCCAACCTCAACGTGATCCTGGAAACGCTCACCGACGGTGGCCGCCGGCTGGCGCTGGCGCAGCGCTTCATCCCCGACATCAGCGCCGGCGACAAGCGCATCCTGCTGATCGATGGCGAGCCGGTCGACTACTGCCTGGCGCGGATCCCGCAGGGCGACGAGTTCCGCGGCAACCTGGCCGCCGGCGGCCGCGGCGAAGGCCGCCCGCTGAGCGAGCGCGACCGCTGGATCGCCGCCCAGGTCGGCCCGGAGATGAAGCGGCGCGGCATGCGCTTCGTCGGCCTGGACGTGATCGGCGACTACCTCACCGAGGTCAACGTCACCAGCCCGACCTGCGCCCGCGAGCTCGACGCCCAGTTCGGCCTGAACATCGCCGGCCAGCTGTTCGACGCGCTCGAGGCCGGCCTGCGGCGATGA
- a CDS encoding energy transducer TonB, protein MSVPVDALPPPARITEQQRLGATLTLSLLVHGLLILGVGFAVGGNAPLVPTLDVIFSQTSTPLTPEQADFLAQANQQGGGDHDTPQRPRDSQAGIVPRADDGIAPVPTQRQAAAAPPPQARVVSSTRGEDVVAQAQPQPLPERPAPDAPMTAREQRDAEMARLAAEVHLRSEQYAKRPNRKFVSASTREYAYANYLRAWVDRAERVGNLNYPDEARQRRLGGQVVITVGVRRDGSVESSRILRSSGTPLLDAAALRVVELAQPFPPLPRTSDDIDILQVTRTWVFLPGGQLHDDR, encoded by the coding sequence ATGAGCGTACCCGTGGATGCCCTGCCGCCGCCGGCGCGCATCACCGAGCAGCAACGGCTGGGCGCCACGCTGACGCTCTCGCTGCTGGTGCACGGGCTGCTGATCCTGGGGGTGGGCTTCGCGGTCGGCGGCAACGCGCCGCTGGTACCGACGCTGGACGTGATCTTCAGCCAGACCAGCACGCCGCTGACGCCGGAACAGGCCGATTTCCTGGCCCAGGCCAACCAGCAGGGCGGCGGCGACCACGACACGCCGCAACGGCCGCGCGACAGCCAGGCCGGCATCGTGCCACGCGCCGATGACGGCATCGCGCCGGTGCCGACGCAACGCCAGGCCGCCGCCGCGCCCCCGCCGCAGGCGCGCGTGGTCAGCAGCACCCGCGGCGAGGACGTGGTGGCCCAGGCGCAGCCGCAACCGCTGCCCGAACGCCCTGCGCCGGACGCGCCGATGACCGCGCGCGAACAGCGCGACGCGGAGATGGCACGGCTGGCCGCCGAGGTGCACCTGCGCTCGGAGCAGTACGCCAAGCGCCCGAACCGCAAGTTCGTCTCGGCCAGCACCCGCGAGTATGCATACGCGAACTACCTGCGCGCCTGGGTCGACCGCGCCGAGCGCGTGGGCAACCTGAACTACCCGGACGAAGCGCGCCAGCGCCGTCTCGGCGGCCAGGTGGTGATCACCGTGGGCGTGCGCCGCGACGGCAGCGTGGAAAGCAGCCGCATCCTGCGCAGCAGCGGCACGCCACTGCTGGACGCGGCCGCGCTGCGGGTGGTGGAGCTGGCGCAGCCGTTCCCGCCGCTGCCGCGCACCAGCGACGACATCGACATCCTGCAGGTCACCCGCACCTGGGTGTTCCTGCCCGGCGGCCAGCTGCATGACGACCGCTGA
- a CDS encoding S9 family peptidase encodes MNHALHALLAAALAVAGSAAAAVPVPPAIHADGVPAIPAATAEASARYLEFRRAAFLGWDPQNRSALIKTRFGGTDQLHSVQSPGAARTQLSFEAEPVPFASHAPGDSGHLVVQKDIGGNEFFQLYLLKDGRLELLTDGRSRNWFGSWSRDGRLLGYASSRRNGADMDLYVLDPARPGSDRMVAQVSGGGWNISDFSPDGAHALAINRLSINHAVLAEVDLRSGAMKVLTPARGRASYADARYARDGRIWVLSNRDSDFVRLGKLDPRSGAFTAVSREPRWDVTDYAVSDDEQVLVYAINDGGVSRLRVGDGAGANLRQVDGLPDGVLDWSIGQLLQIAPWGEIGLSLSSAKVPGDVYSIDARTLAVRRWTRSEAGGLDLERNREPERVEVASFDGEKVSGFLYRPDPARFPGKRPLIMDIHGGPEGQSRPGFLGADNYLLNELGVALFLPNVRGSSGYGTRFLDLDNGPWKREDSVKDIGAFIDALAADPALDAARFAVYGFSYGGYMCYASAVHYSDRLRAASCAVAISDFVTFLENTQAYRRDLRRVEYGDERDPAQRARLAEISPLRNVGKIRIPLMVAAGGNDPRVPASEAEQIVKALRAQGGDAWHVLARNEGHGFHKRENRDYIFWAGIEFWKKTLLAPAQ; translated from the coding sequence ATGAATCATGCACTCCATGCGCTGCTGGCGGCGGCATTGGCCGTCGCCGGCAGTGCCGCCGCGGCGGTTCCGGTGCCGCCGGCGATCCATGCCGACGGCGTTCCGGCCATTCCCGCGGCGACCGCCGAGGCCAGCGCCCGCTACCTGGAATTCCGTCGCGCCGCCTTCCTGGGCTGGGACCCGCAGAACCGCTCGGCCCTGATCAAGACCCGCTTCGGCGGCACCGACCAGCTGCACAGCGTGCAGTCGCCGGGCGCCGCGCGCACCCAGCTCAGCTTCGAGGCCGAGCCGGTGCCCTTCGCCAGCCACGCCCCCGGCGACAGCGGTCACCTGGTGGTGCAGAAGGACATCGGCGGCAACGAGTTCTTCCAGCTGTACCTGCTGAAGGACGGTCGCCTGGAGCTGTTGACCGACGGTCGTTCGCGCAACTGGTTCGGCAGCTGGAGCCGTGACGGGCGCCTGCTCGGGTATGCCTCCTCGCGGCGCAACGGCGCGGACATGGACCTCTACGTGCTGGACCCGGCACGGCCGGGCAGCGACCGGATGGTCGCGCAGGTCAGCGGCGGCGGCTGGAACATTTCCGACTTCTCGCCCGACGGCGCGCATGCGCTGGCCATCAACCGGCTGTCGATCAACCACGCCGTGCTGGCCGAGGTCGACCTGCGCAGCGGCGCGATGAAGGTGCTGACCCCGGCGCGCGGGCGCGCGTCCTATGCCGATGCGCGCTATGCCCGCGACGGCCGGATCTGGGTGCTGTCCAACCGCGATTCGGATTTCGTCCGGCTGGGCAAGCTGGACCCGCGCAGCGGCGCGTTCACCGCGGTCAGCCGCGAACCGCGCTGGGACGTGACCGACTACGCGGTATCGGACGACGAGCAGGTACTGGTCTATGCGATCAACGACGGCGGCGTGTCGCGGCTGCGCGTGGGCGACGGCGCCGGGGCCAACCTGCGGCAGGTCGACGGCCTGCCCGACGGTGTCTTGGACTGGAGCATCGGCCAGCTGCTGCAGATCGCGCCATGGGGCGAGATCGGCCTGAGCCTGTCCTCGGCCAAGGTGCCCGGCGACGTCTATTCGATCGATGCGCGGACGCTGGCGGTCCGGCGCTGGACCCGGAGCGAGGCCGGTGGACTGGACCTGGAGCGGAACCGCGAGCCGGAGCGGGTGGAAGTCGCCAGTTTCGACGGCGAGAAGGTGTCCGGCTTCCTGTACCGCCCCGATCCCGCCCGCTTCCCGGGCAAGCGCCCGTTGATCATGGACATCCATGGCGGCCCGGAAGGGCAGAGCCGGCCCGGCTTCCTCGGTGCCGACAACTATCTGCTCAATGAGCTCGGCGTGGCTCTGTTCCTGCCCAACGTGCGCGGCTCCTCCGGCTACGGCACCCGCTTCCTGGACCTGGACAACGGCCCGTGGAAGCGCGAGGACTCGGTCAAGGACATCGGTGCGTTCATCGACGCGCTGGCGGCCGATCCGGCATTGGATGCGGCGCGGTTCGCGGTCTACGGCTTCAGCTACGGCGGCTACATGTGCTACGCCTCGGCGGTGCATTACAGCGACCGTCTGCGCGCGGCCAGCTGCGCCGTCGCCATTTCCGATTTCGTCACCTTCCTGGAAAACACCCAGGCGTACCGGCGCGACCTGCGGCGGGTGGAGTACGGCGACGAGCGCGATCCGGCCCAGCGTGCCCGGCTGGCGGAGATATCGCCCTTGCGCAATGTCGGGAAGATCCGCATTCCGCTGATGGTCGCCGCCGGCGGCAACGATCCGCGGGTACCGGCTTCCGAGGCCGAGCAGATCGTCAAGGCGCTGCGCGCGCAGGGCGGCGACGCCTGGCACGTGCTGGCGCGCAACGAGGGCCACGGCTTCCACAAGCGCGAGAACCGCGATTACATCTTCTGGGCCGGCATCGAGTTCTGGAAGAAGACGCTGCTCGCGCCGGCGCAGTAG